The following are from one region of the Marinomonas sp. CT5 genome:
- the znuB gene encoding zinc ABC transporter permease subunit ZnuB, which yields MLDLLLRALLGGLGVASVAGPLGAFVVWRRMAYFGDTLAHSALLGVALGFLLNINLNLAIIVLCVGLALVLVTLQKKHIIATDTLLGILAHSALSLGLVAVSFLDNIRIDLMAYLFGDLLAISQTDVYWIYGGGLAVILLLVTFWKPLLAVTVNEELAKVEGYPVEAIRLLLMLLVALVIAVAMKIVGVLLITSLMIIPAATARKLSKTPVQMASFASLIGCLSVCGGLWASYRWDTPTGPSVVVCAAMLFLIAYTFPFKRLRQ from the coding sequence ATGTTAGATCTTTTGCTCAGAGCCTTGTTAGGTGGATTGGGTGTGGCGTCTGTCGCAGGGCCGTTAGGTGCATTTGTTGTCTGGCGACGCATGGCCTATTTTGGTGATACCTTGGCACATTCCGCTTTGCTGGGTGTGGCACTGGGTTTTTTATTAAACATTAATTTGAATCTGGCGATTATTGTTTTGTGTGTCGGGCTGGCCTTGGTGCTGGTGACGCTGCAAAAGAAACACATTATTGCTACGGACACATTATTGGGGATCTTGGCGCATTCTGCCTTGTCACTTGGTTTGGTTGCCGTTAGCTTCCTCGATAATATTCGCATTGATTTAATGGCCTATTTGTTTGGTGATTTGCTCGCCATTAGCCAAACCGATGTGTATTGGATTTATGGCGGTGGCTTGGCCGTTATTCTGTTATTAGTGACTTTTTGGAAGCCTTTGCTGGCGGTCACGGTCAACGAAGAGTTGGCAAAGGTGGAAGGCTACCCTGTTGAAGCCATTCGCCTATTGTTGATGTTGCTGGTGGCTCTGGTGATTGCCGTGGCGATGAAAATTGTCGGTGTGCTGTTAATTACTTCCTTGATGATTATTCCGGCGGCAACCGCACGTAAGTTATCTAAGACGCCTGTGCAAATGGCCTCATTTGCTAGTTTGATTGGCTGTTTATCTGTCTGCGGTGGTTTGTGGGCCTCCTATCGTTGGGATACGCCAACGGGGCCAAGTGTCGTAGTGTGCGCTGCCATGCTGTTCTTGATTGCTTATACTTTCCCATTTAAACGTTTGCGCCAATGA
- a CDS encoding LysE family translocator produces MLEHFQWLPFLAAITVLTMSPGVDTILVMRNAASGGWRLGFLTSLGICMGLFAHATVSALGLSVILLGSAGLFTAFKLVGATYLVYLGVQAIRSAMNPVGMTFKESKSPKSLTAWGSFRQGILSNVLNPKPIIFYMAFLPQFIDPSHSALVQSLFMASLHFIIAMVWQTFLALMVHKARVWLARPKVALVLDGLTGVLLLGFGVKLALSQR; encoded by the coding sequence GTGTTAGAGCATTTTCAATGGTTACCTTTTTTGGCCGCTATCACTGTGCTGACCATGAGCCCTGGTGTGGATACTATTTTGGTGATGCGTAATGCGGCGTCAGGTGGTTGGCGTTTGGGCTTTCTCACCAGTTTGGGTATTTGCATGGGCTTGTTTGCTCATGCCACTGTATCGGCGCTGGGCTTGTCGGTTATTTTATTGGGTTCGGCTGGTTTGTTTACCGCGTTTAAGCTGGTGGGCGCCACCTATCTTGTGTACCTAGGCGTGCAAGCAATACGCAGTGCGATGAACCCTGTGGGAATGACGTTTAAAGAGTCAAAAAGCCCAAAGTCATTGACGGCGTGGGGCAGCTTTCGCCAAGGTATTTTGTCTAACGTATTGAATCCAAAGCCCATTATTTTTTACATGGCATTTTTGCCGCAATTTATTGATCCAAGCCATTCTGCTTTGGTCCAATCCCTTTTTATGGCCTCACTTCACTTTATCATAGCGATGGTGTGGCAAACGTTTCTTGCGCTTATGGTTCATAAAGCGCGAGTGTGGCTGGCGCGACCAAAAGTGGCGTTAGTCTTAGATGGCTTAACGGGCGTATTGCTGTTGGGCTTTGGTGTAAAACTCGCATTAAGCCAACGCTGA
- a CDS encoding DUF1007 family protein codes for MMRFLLCLCVTALFAAKAMAHPHVWVDSQYRVKVDQPSITTLEATWSLDLFTSTSLIAEYDVDGDGELKGQEKLDIIDVLKSFDKYGFFIKMKQDGAELVPKDVRVIDVRIRDQMLWIRLSIQLPKAVNLETSTLSVAFGDDELYFAMEPLEEGLVRLSGALAEICTPVEREATETSVAVWVDLTCKP; via the coding sequence GATGCGTTTTTTATTGTGTTTGTGCGTTACGGCGTTGTTCGCTGCAAAGGCCATGGCACATCCTCATGTTTGGGTAGACTCTCAGTATCGCGTCAAAGTGGACCAACCGAGTATCACCACCCTTGAAGCCACGTGGAGCTTGGATCTATTTACCTCTACCAGCTTGATCGCTGAATACGATGTGGACGGTGATGGTGAACTCAAAGGCCAAGAAAAGCTCGACATAATTGATGTATTAAAGAGCTTTGATAAATACGGCTTTTTTATCAAGATGAAGCAAGATGGCGCAGAGTTGGTCCCGAAAGATGTTCGCGTTATTGATGTTCGTATCCGTGATCAGATGTTGTGGATTCGTTTAAGTATCCAATTACCTAAAGCGGTGAACCTAGAAACCTCAACGCTCAGTGTGGCCTTTGGTGATGATGAATTGTATTTTGCCATGGAGCCATTGGAAGAGGGCTTGGTACGATTATCCGGCGCCTTAGCCGAAATTTGCACGCCCGTGGAACGCGAAGCAACCGAAACATCGGTAGCGGTTTGGGTGGATTTGACCTGCAAACCCTAA
- a CDS encoding DNA-binding domain-containing protein, with translation MNERFKTTLFNHNNGFYEEIKSHSEDEKEIRFNVYRNNVFVSLIDALADIFPVTQRLVGEDFFRAMAREYVQLNPPKTPIISDYGESFSDFARHFEAAKSLPFLGDLVALEYSLLALTNAPEYDTLEHEQISAAFNNTADPAFLHLLLPPTTQILVSPFAIGSIYLAHLGEGNASLADIIISKSEYLLLLKSHLYSELHIVSHSEAIFIKQLMQNKPLGEAVPDDESFDLGTTLAKLIKWKLITDVSEASA, from the coding sequence ATGAATGAGCGTTTTAAAACCACTTTATTCAATCATAACAATGGGTTTTATGAAGAAATAAAAAGCCATTCAGAAGATGAAAAAGAAATTCGTTTCAATGTTTACCGCAACAATGTCTTTGTATCTTTAATTGACGCTCTTGCGGATATATTTCCTGTCACACAAAGGCTTGTTGGCGAAGATTTTTTCCGAGCGATGGCACGAGAATATGTTCAATTAAATCCGCCTAAAACCCCCATCATCAGCGATTATGGAGAGAGTTTTTCCGATTTTGCTCGCCATTTTGAAGCGGCAAAAAGTTTGCCTTTTTTAGGAGATCTAGTCGCTCTCGAATACAGCCTTCTTGCTCTAACAAATGCGCCAGAATACGACACACTTGAGCACGAACAAATTTCCGCGGCGTTTAACAACACAGCAGACCCAGCTTTTTTACATTTATTATTACCGCCGACCACACAAATACTTGTTTCCCCTTTTGCCATTGGCTCAATTTATCTTGCCCACCTAGGTGAGGGAAACGCTTCTTTAGCGGATATAATAATTAGTAAAAGTGAGTACTTACTTTTACTAAAGTCCCACTTATATTCTGAACTGCATATTGTTTCTCACAGCGAAGCCATTTTTATCAAACAACTAATGCAAAACAAACCGCTTGGAGAAGCCGTACCAGATGACGAAAGTTTTGATCTTGGCACCACTTTAGCAAAACTGATTAAGTGGAAACTCATAACAGATGTCTCCGAAGCTAGCGCTTAA
- a CDS encoding MarC family protein: protein MSLLISTWIKFFFLFAPFFVLSMFLALTRGESSTSRRQVANKAIIASVAISIVLLFFGGSLFAVLGITLDSFRIGSGILLFLSALSLVRDGTRNHAVGMPSEERDDVSVVPLAVPTIIGPATIGTILVYGAELQGWDLFIGLCGLLLALGTLAIILYSGSLIEKMLGRTGLNVLSKITGLILAAMAAQIFMSGVMGFIQPVTAAVS from the coding sequence ATGAGTTTATTGATCTCGACTTGGATTAAGTTCTTCTTTCTTTTCGCGCCGTTTTTTGTGTTGTCGATGTTTCTTGCGTTAACCCGCGGTGAATCGTCTACTTCGCGTCGACAGGTGGCGAATAAAGCCATTATTGCTTCTGTGGCGATATCTATTGTGTTGTTGTTTTTTGGTGGCAGCTTGTTTGCTGTGCTTGGCATCACGTTAGATTCATTCCGTATTGGTTCTGGTATTTTGCTGTTTTTATCTGCCTTGAGCTTGGTGCGTGATGGTACGCGAAATCATGCCGTAGGCATGCCGAGTGAAGAGCGCGATGATGTCTCTGTTGTACCCTTGGCAGTGCCGACCATTATTGGCCCTGCGACCATTGGTACGATTTTGGTTTACGGTGCAGAATTGCAAGGTTGGGATTTGTTTATCGGCCTGTGCGGTTTGTTATTGGCATTAGGAACCTTGGCGATTATTTTGTATTCCGGTTCCTTGATTGAAAAAATGTTAGGTCGAACCGGTTTGAATGTTTTATCTAAGATTACCGGTTTGATATTGGCCGCGATGGCCGCACAAATCTTTATGAGCGGCGTGATGGGTTTTATTCAGCCTGTTACCGCGGCGGTGAGTTAA
- a CDS encoding biliverdin-producing heme oxygenase translates to MMKEGIDTLTFAKRLKYATRVNHDSVDSLVMQAEPFANADRYGQFLRLQHVFHLSMAPLYQQASLQALFPGLAQLGNVAAVESDLRNLGLSTEVDTELLASITNAYQAIGWLYCCEGSNMGAAFLYKETQKLQFDAGHGAKHLAAHPEGRAAHWRNFVAQLDALTLTQEQEALAIQGAKEAFAFYKKTLTHFF, encoded by the coding sequence ATGATGAAAGAAGGTATCGACACGTTAACCTTTGCTAAACGCCTGAAATACGCGACCCGAGTGAATCACGACAGTGTCGATAGCTTGGTGATGCAGGCCGAGCCATTTGCAAATGCCGACCGTTATGGGCAGTTTTTGCGGTTGCAGCATGTCTTCCATTTGTCCATGGCCCCTTTGTATCAACAAGCCAGCTTGCAGGCGTTGTTTCCTGGCTTGGCTCAGTTAGGCAATGTCGCTGCCGTTGAATCTGACTTAAGAAATTTAGGTCTAAGTACCGAGGTGGATACGGAGCTATTAGCCAGCATTACAAACGCTTATCAAGCGATTGGTTGGTTATACTGCTGTGAAGGTTCCAATATGGGGGCGGCGTTTCTATACAAAGAAACGCAAAAGCTGCAATTTGATGCGGGTCATGGGGCAAAACACCTTGCTGCCCATCCGGAAGGTCGAGCCGCCCATTGGCGTAATTTTGTGGCACAACTAGACGCACTAACGCTGACGCAAGAGCAAGAAGCCTTGGCAATACAAGGTGCCAAAGAGGCATTCGCCTTTTATAAAAAAACGCTGACTCACTTCTTTTAA
- a CDS encoding nickel/cobalt transporter, with translation MAKNVAFIFLSFLCLNSPLYAAMDLAVYQDFIQWIISQQATFHRELVSLVRSISKGGSPILLWGLISTSFFYGVFHAAGPGHGKAVISAYMLASKAPLRRGIGLAFLCAGVQAVMAVLVIVVLSQVFSLAGKAMQISRFFEVASFAAVGLIGVWILIRLLRGQSGCGHDHSNDHLEGHVAHDHSHHDPSHDHGHSHDHACCSHHADEVKTARRSIWAMVAAVGIRPCTGAILVLLFSLSTGIFVWGLVATFAMALGTAITVGALAGVSVFVRDTGFALSSEHRVWRQRVSRAFGFIAAFALIIISSSMIWSYVSNAGRAF, from the coding sequence ATGGCAAAGAACGTCGCTTTTATCTTTCTCTCTTTTTTATGCCTCAATTCGCCTCTTTATGCCGCGATGGATCTGGCTGTTTATCAAGATTTTATTCAATGGATTATTTCCCAACAGGCTACTTTTCATCGTGAGTTGGTGTCTTTAGTTCGTTCTATTAGCAAGGGTGGCAGCCCGATTTTGCTGTGGGGATTAATTTCTACCAGTTTCTTTTACGGTGTGTTTCATGCCGCAGGGCCAGGCCATGGTAAAGCGGTTATTTCTGCCTATATGTTAGCGAGTAAAGCGCCATTGCGTCGTGGTATTGGTTTGGCCTTTTTGTGTGCTGGTGTTCAGGCGGTGATGGCCGTATTGGTGATCGTGGTTCTGAGCCAAGTATTTTCATTGGCTGGTAAAGCCATGCAAATCAGCCGATTTTTTGAGGTGGCGAGCTTTGCCGCCGTTGGCTTGATCGGTGTGTGGATTCTTATACGTTTATTACGCGGCCAGTCTGGTTGTGGTCATGATCACTCAAATGATCATCTTGAGGGGCATGTGGCTCACGATCATTCGCATCATGACCCTTCCCACGATCATGGGCATTCTCACGATCACGCTTGCTGTTCCCATCACGCCGATGAAGTGAAAACCGCTCGTCGTAGTATTTGGGCTATGGTGGCGGCGGTGGGGATTCGTCCTTGTACCGGGGCGATTTTGGTTTTGTTATTTTCTTTGAGTACGGGCATTTTTGTCTGGGGCTTGGTCGCAACATTTGCTATGGCATTAGGTACGGCGATTACGGTCGGGGCTTTGGCGGGCGTCAGTGTTTTTGTTCGTGATACGGGTTTTGCGTTAAGTAGTGAGCATCGTGTTTGGCGACAAAGAGTGTCCCGCGCCTTTGGTTTTATCGCCGCTTTCGCTTTGATTATCATCAGTAGCTCCATGATTTGGAGTTACGTTAGCAATGCAGGAAGGGCTTTCTAA
- the znuC gene encoding zinc ABC transporter ATP-binding protein ZnuC: MSKRLVAFDKIGISFDDRVLLENIDMTISEGEIVTLIGPNGSGKSTLIRTLLGLQDATSGEIVRHKTLRIGYMPQKLHIDPTLPLTVKHFLALVRGVDKQQILPTLEKLGIGHLLQSQVHVLSGGETQRVLLARALLNRPNLLVLDEPVQGVDVNGQVELYNLIESIRNELNCGVLMVSHDLHLVMAKTDTVVCINQHVCCSGSPQHVTGHPAYQALFGVPGADESIAIYAHQHDHVHDEHGSILSEDGDAHAHCNHH; encoded by the coding sequence GTGAGTAAACGACTGGTCGCTTTTGACAAAATTGGTATTTCATTCGACGACAGAGTGTTGCTCGAAAACATTGATATGACGATCAGTGAAGGGGAAATTGTTACCCTGATTGGTCCAAACGGTAGCGGAAAAAGTACCTTAATTCGTACCTTGTTAGGCTTGCAAGACGCCACGTCTGGCGAGATCGTAAGACACAAAACCTTGCGCATTGGTTACATGCCACAAAAGCTGCATATCGATCCCACTTTGCCGCTCACGGTAAAGCACTTCCTTGCTTTGGTGCGCGGAGTCGATAAACAGCAAATTTTACCTACTTTGGAAAAACTGGGCATTGGTCATCTGCTTCAGTCTCAGGTTCATGTGTTGTCTGGTGGGGAAACGCAGCGTGTGTTATTGGCTCGTGCTTTGTTGAATCGGCCGAATTTATTGGTGCTTGATGAGCCTGTGCAAGGGGTGGATGTGAATGGTCAGGTGGAGCTTTATAATCTGATTGAAAGCATCCGTAATGAGCTAAATTGCGGGGTTTTGATGGTTTCCCATGACTTGCATTTGGTGATGGCGAAAACCGATACCGTGGTGTGTATCAATCAACATGTTTGCTGTTCGGGCAGTCCGCAGCATGTTACGGGTCACCCCGCTTACCAAGCTTTGTTCGGTGTACCGGGAGCCGATGAGTCCATCGCGATTTATGCTCATCAACATGATCATGTGCATGATGAACATGGCAGTATTTTATCCGAAGATGGCGATGCTCACGCCCATTGTAATCATCATTAA
- a CDS encoding DoxX family protein, with the protein MLQTAENLFKKIPESMILVLARFAIAAVFWKSGQTKIEGFSLDIIAMDAHLGWPHLKDSTLFLFEYEYNLPLLSPMLAATLAALAEHILPILILSGFLTRFAALGLAGMTLVIQLFVYPDAYPTHATWLAIALLIMWRGAGTFSLDHVIFKR; encoded by the coding sequence ATGCTACAAACCGCTGAAAACCTATTTAAAAAAATACCCGAGTCCATGATTCTAGTCTTGGCACGTTTTGCCATTGCGGCAGTATTTTGGAAGTCTGGCCAGACTAAAATAGAAGGTTTCTCTCTGGACATTATTGCCATGGATGCGCATCTAGGCTGGCCACACCTAAAAGACTCAACCTTGTTTTTGTTTGAATATGAATACAATTTGCCATTGTTGTCGCCAATGCTAGCAGCAACGCTTGCCGCGCTTGCAGAGCACATACTACCCATCTTAATTTTGAGTGGTTTTCTGACGCGCTTTGCTGCGCTTGGCTTGGCGGGTATGACTCTGGTTATTCAACTTTTTGTCTATCCTGACGCGTATCCAACTCACGCCACATGGTTAGCCATCGCTTTGTTAATCATGTGGCGTGGTGCGGGTACTTTTTCTTTAGACCATGTGATCTTTAAACGCTAA
- a CDS encoding DUF692 domain-containing protein, with protein MLSQSQQSQGANAPSSFIKKTGISLKPSYYHKILDTRPPLGFFEIHAENYLNLGGPARHYLHKIREHYAFTIHGVGLSIGGESPLDQQHLHRVAQLVNDVQPEVFSEHLAWSTHNNTFLNDLLPVAYNQSTLDQVCEHIDQLQSVLKRQVLIENPSTYFEFKHSDRSEIDFIRDMVKRTGCGLLLDVNNVEVSCFNHHKNPYDYIDEFPRSAVGQIHLAGHTVDNNPIVPLKIDSHDEPVSHDVWNLYRHTLATIGDRPTLIERDGNLPALVEQLKEAQQADQIRDVIRQEEIL; from the coding sequence ATGTTATCTCAGTCACAACAAAGCCAAGGCGCTAATGCGCCTTCGAGCTTTATAAAAAAAACGGGCATTAGCCTAAAACCGTCCTATTACCACAAGATACTCGATACCCGTCCGCCACTTGGTTTTTTTGAAATTCACGCAGAAAACTACCTAAACCTGGGCGGCCCAGCTAGACATTATTTGCATAAAATCCGTGAACACTATGCTTTTACCATACATGGCGTAGGGTTATCCATTGGCGGAGAATCGCCCTTAGACCAACAGCATTTACATCGCGTCGCCCAGCTCGTCAACGATGTGCAACCTGAAGTCTTTTCAGAGCACCTTGCATGGTCGACTCACAACAACACATTTTTAAATGATTTATTGCCTGTCGCTTACAACCAATCAACCTTAGATCAAGTTTGTGAACACATAGATCAACTTCAGTCGGTATTAAAGCGACAGGTTTTAATAGAAAACCCATCAACCTATTTTGAATTTAAGCACAGCGATCGCAGTGAAATAGACTTTATTCGTGACATGGTAAAACGCACAGGCTGCGGCCTCTTACTTGATGTTAACAATGTCGAAGTATCCTGTTTCAACCATCATAAGAATCCATACGATTACATTGATGAGTTTCCTCGTAGTGCTGTTGGACAAATCCACTTAGCTGGCCACACTGTAGACAACAACCCAATCGTGCCACTAAAAATAGATAGTCATGACGAACCTGTTTCCCACGATGTTTGGAATTTATATCGCCACACCTTAGCAACTATTGGAGATCGTCCGACATTAATTGAACGCGATGGCAATTTACCGGCTTTGGTGGAACAGCTCAAAGAAGCTCAGCAAGCCGACCAAATAAGAGACGTGATTCGACAGGAGGAAATCCTATGA
- a CDS encoding Fur family transcriptional regulator: MKHEESHQHSHQHSHHNHNDCIDTALETAETLCAEQGQRLTKVRRRALELIWESHRPLGAYQLLAKLAEEGFNSAPPTVYRALDFLLSAGLIHKVESMNAYLGCAHADKAHKGYFLICDECHNVMEFDYQDIHSALVEKAAHQGFELRAETIELTGLCAKCKAKSAGESA, encoded by the coding sequence ATGAAACATGAAGAGTCACATCAACATTCTCATCAACACAGTCACCATAATCATAACGACTGTATTGATACAGCGTTAGAAACCGCGGAAACCTTATGTGCCGAGCAAGGCCAACGATTAACCAAAGTGCGTCGACGCGCCTTGGAATTAATTTGGGAAAGTCATCGTCCGCTGGGGGCGTATCAGTTATTAGCTAAGTTGGCAGAAGAGGGTTTTAACTCGGCTCCACCCACGGTGTATCGTGCTTTGGACTTTTTGTTAAGTGCGGGGCTGATTCACAAAGTAGAATCCATGAATGCCTACCTTGGCTGCGCCCATGCGGATAAAGCCCATAAAGGCTATTTTTTGATTTGTGACGAATGCCACAATGTCATGGAATTTGATTACCAAGACATTCATTCAGCCTTGGTTGAAAAAGCGGCGCATCAAGGTTTTGAGTTGCGCGCTGAAACCATTGAACTTACAGGGTTATGCGCTAAATGCAAAGCGAAATCCGCAGGAGAAAGTGCGTGA
- a CDS encoding methyl-accepting chemotaxis protein: MLGITSIRGRLRASYLVLLALLVLVVVLSVSRFQLLSGNIRSIVDENAALVELTGELNVNAESLASRLLLLFVLEERNARVAIYKEIDERNKSLDANLEKMAELVKTPEDKASVEGLKKQRKVYQAALQATVEALEFGELDEAKKLMAGTTRNELQTFLKQTSALSGQERNMMQERQKKVLSESELAIWLMVGVGLLAVLIGLVMSVLISRSIVNPLNYVIALLDKFARGDLSQNITSEQKGEIGQLLDSVKRMQVSLASVVMKIDKSAKTVVNAVYEIRTNVADVNQGSKTQSVMASDIQGSVSELSNAANVMADHVSVSRNQAEAAHNLAKHGKQVITSAATDITAVAAYIEETSSAVAELNQSASTVTEFVNSIRNVAEQTNLLALNASIEAARAGESGRGFAVVADEVRNLATNTAEVTASIDKVITTISSLSTQISNEMVQGQEKMRHGVAQIEDVVAPLSQLEADAAQSLESLDDLSQLAQQQAQEANDIAEHITRIVEVTVSNEETSKRLSKLTDALSGAAEQTHEATSTFTLTNK; the protein is encoded by the coding sequence ATGCTTGGCATTACCAGTATCAGGGGTCGTCTCAGGGCAAGTTATTTAGTGTTATTAGCGTTGTTGGTGCTGGTGGTCGTGCTGTCTGTCAGCCGCTTTCAGCTTTTGTCTGGCAATATCCGCAGTATAGTGGATGAAAATGCCGCTTTGGTGGAGTTGACCGGCGAGCTAAACGTTAATGCAGAAAGCTTGGCAAGTCGTTTGTTATTGTTGTTTGTGCTGGAAGAGCGTAATGCTCGGGTGGCAATTTATAAAGAGATTGATGAACGTAACAAAAGTTTAGATGCCAATTTAGAGAAAATGGCTGAGTTGGTAAAGACGCCAGAGGATAAGGCAAGTGTTGAAGGGTTAAAGAAACAGCGTAAAGTTTATCAGGCCGCTCTGCAAGCGACCGTAGAAGCGTTGGAATTTGGTGAGCTTGATGAAGCCAAAAAGTTGATGGCGGGTACCACTCGTAATGAATTACAAACGTTTTTGAAGCAAACCTCTGCGTTATCTGGGCAAGAGCGCAATATGATGCAAGAACGCCAAAAGAAAGTTTTATCTGAGTCCGAACTGGCAATTTGGTTAATGGTTGGTGTAGGGCTTTTGGCTGTTTTAATTGGTCTTGTAATGTCCGTTTTGATTTCTCGTAGCATTGTTAACCCGCTTAATTATGTCATTGCTTTACTAGACAAATTTGCCCGTGGTGACCTTTCTCAAAATATTACTTCTGAGCAAAAAGGTGAAATTGGTCAATTACTGGATAGTGTGAAGCGGATGCAGGTCAGTTTAGCCAGTGTGGTAATGAAAATTGATAAAAGTGCTAAAACCGTGGTCAATGCGGTTTATGAAATTCGTACGAATGTGGCGGATGTTAATCAAGGTTCTAAGACACAATCCGTTATGGCGAGTGATATTCAAGGTTCAGTGAGTGAGTTATCTAATGCTGCGAATGTCATGGCGGATCACGTCAGTGTATCGCGTAACCAAGCGGAAGCCGCTCATAATTTGGCAAAACATGGCAAGCAAGTGATTACTTCTGCGGCAACAGACATTACGGCGGTAGCGGCTTATATTGAAGAGACTTCTTCGGCCGTTGCTGAGTTAAATCAAAGTGCTTCGACGGTGACTGAATTTGTGAACAGCATTCGTAATGTTGCTGAACAAACAAATTTATTGGCACTGAATGCGTCGATCGAAGCGGCGCGAGCCGGAGAAAGTGGGCGTGGTTTCGCGGTGGTGGCTGATGAAGTTCGAAATCTAGCGACGAATACCGCGGAAGTGACCGCTTCCATTGATAAAGTGATTACAACCATCAGCAGTTTGTCGACACAAATTTCCAACGAGATGGTGCAAGGCCAAGAGAAAATGCGCCATGGCGTGGCTCAGATTGAAGATGTTGTGGCACCTCTTAGCCAATTAGAGGCCGATGCTGCTCAATCTTTAGAAAGCCTTGATGATTTGTCGCAATTAGCTCAGCAGCAGGCTCAAGAAGCGAATGATATAGCCGAGCATATTACACGGATTGTAGAGGTGACTGTCAGCAATGAAGAGACATCGAAACGCTTAAGTAAGCTTACCGATGCCTTGTCTGGTGCGGCTGAACAAACTCATGAAGCAACCTCTACTTTTACCCTTACGAATAAATAA